The sequence GTGGATGATTGAAATGAAGCGTCGTTTCAACCAGCTCTTTACACTTGTGGACGAAGGTTATATTCGCGGCTTGTTTGTCGGTGTTGCGAAAGATGAGACGAAGCCGAACCCGTTCATGCAGAGTAACGACATCATCGTTTCCATTGACTTTTTGATGGCGCAACCGGCGTTGATTGAAGACCTCTTGAAGACGAACTGGGACATGACCATCATCGACGAAGCTCACCATCTGGTGTGCGAGGATGGTTTCACGAGTCACGAGTATATGCTTGCGAACCGAGTGATTGCACGTTCGAAGGGCGTGTTGCTTTTGACGGGAACGCCGTTGCAGTTGCATCCGGAATCGCAGTTCAACCGCCTCAAGATGCTCGACCCGGTGCGCTTTGCGGACTACAACGATTTTATCAAGGACCAAGAAACTTATCTCAAGCTTGTGAGAGATTTGAGCAAGCTCCCGACGGATCCGAGCCATCACATGAGCTGGGACGATTTGTACGAATGCGTTCCGAAAAACTCGATGATTCGTCCGTGGTTGGAACAGGAAAATTCAAAGGCGATGACGGCTGGCGAATGGATGCGCCGCATTGTCGATGGCATGGGCACGGGTTCTGTGGTGTTCCGCAATACGCGTAAGGGCGTGGGCGGATTCCCGAAGCGTGTGCTCGATGAAATCCCGCTGGAACCGAATCCGGCTTATCGTGAAATGGTGGAAGTGGCTGCGGATCGCGACCTCGAAGCATCGACGGACATTCAAGAGAACGGCCTCCTCTGCACGCGGTTCTCTGATGCTTGGCATATGGATGAACGCTTTGAATGGCTCAAGGGATTCCTCAAGGAATACAAGAACGAAAAGGTCTTGTTGATTTGCGAATCGATTCAGGTGGTGCAGGCGCTTGAAACTTTGCTCGTTGAATTCTTGGGTCCTGGTGCGTTTGTGATGTTCCATGAAGATATGAGCATCATGGCGCGCGACAAGGCTGCCGCAAACTTTAGCAAGCCCGATGGCGCCAACTTGCTCATCGCATCTGAAATTGGTTCGGAAGGCCGTAACTTCCAGTTCTCGCATCACTTGGTCTTGTTTGACTTGCCGCTTGATGCTGCACTTGTAGAACAACGTATTGGCCGCTTGGACCGCATTGGTCAGGATAAGGACATCATCATCCACGTGCCGTACGTGAAGGGCTCTGGTCAGGAAGTGATGTTCCGCTGGTACAATGAAGGTTTGAATTCGTTCGGTGCACCTCTCATGAGCGGTGGCGAACTTTTCCTCAAGTACACGGAAGCTTTGATTGAGGCTCTTGCAACTCCGCAGGCAAGCCTTGAAAACTTTGTGAAGAACGTGATTCCGCAAGTCAAGAAAGATTGCGAACTCATGCGCAAGAATATTGAAAACGGTCGTGACCGCTTGCTGGAATTTAACTCCCGCAATCCCGAAAAGGCAAAGGAAATTACGGACGAAATTCGCGAACTTGATGCGGAACCGGAACTCAAGAATCTTGTGTTCGATTCTTTGATGAACCGCGGGCTCGATGTCGAGAAGAGTTCTGTGCCGGGATGCTTCCTTATTACGATGGGACCGCAAGTTGAAGCGGGCTCCGTGCCGGGCATGCCGGAACTTGCTTCTGGCGTGTATAGCGCTGGAGGTGGCCGCGTGAATAGCCAAACGGATTTGTGTGGCGAAGGTGGCGGCGATTCGGAAGGCGATGGCCGTACGAATGGTGGCACTTGCATGACGGTCACGTTCGATCGTGAAGTGGCAATGACGCATGACGATATTGAATTTATCAGCTTGGATCATCCGCTTGCTCAAGGTGTGTTCGATTACGAAACCGGCATGGGACGCGGAACGGTCGCTTGTGCTATTTGGCCGAATTCCGGAAAGCGCGGGCTCATGATGCAGTATAATTTTGCTGTGGAACTCCCGGTGTCCGAAGAATGGGGCTGTGCCGATATCGCAGGACCTAAGTACTTCAAGGTGCTCTTGGATGCAAAGGGTGAAAATCAATCCGGATGTTTTGAAGCGCTTGCGAATGCGGCTCTCAAGGATGTGGGTATGCCGCAGGGCAATGCTGCTGTCGATATGATAATCCGTTACTTTGCTAAAGATGGACTAGCGAAGGCTCGCTTGATTGTTTCTGAACAAGCTAAAAAGTATGCTGAAGAAGCGGCGAATGCCGTGGAAGCGCGTTCGGAACAGGAATACCAGCGCATGAACCATTTGCTTTCGATGCGTGGCAAGGCGGGTACGAGTGAAGCTCTTAAGCAGCTCCGCAAGAACGTGCAAGAACGCAAGAAAATTGTGGCAAATCCGCAACTCCGTTTGGATGCCATCCGCTTGGTGGTGTGCAAGTAGGGGTTGATCTTAGAACTTAGAACTTAGAGCTTAGAACTTAGATAATTTGGATTTTCTAAGTTCTACCAACTAAGTTCTGCCAACTGCGGCGAAGCCGCGAAAAGATTATGAGTGAATTAAGAAAGAACATTTTAGATGAAGCTCGCCGCGTGGTGGTGAAAATTGGATCTCGCATTCTCGTGGATTCTGAGCGTGGTGGCGTTCGTACGCGTTACATCCAGAAGCTCGCGGATTCCGTGGCGCGCTTGATGGATGCCGGCAAGGAAGTGGTCATTGTCACGAGTGGTGCTGTGGGCACAGGCATGGCTGAACTTGGCTATGCACAAAAGCCGACTGTGCTTGCCGAAAAGCAGGCTTGTGCTGCCGTGGGCCAGATTGACCTCATGTATGCTTATCGCGAAATGTTCCGCTGGGTGCAACTCTCCGTCGGTCAGATTCTTTTGTCTGCAGAAGACTTCCGCGACCGTGCACGTTACAAGAATTTACAGAACACCATCAAGGCAATGCTTGCTCGCAAGATTGTTCCGATTATTAACGAGAACGACTCCTTGGCTGTTGCCGAAATCAAGGTGGGCGATAATGACAAGCTTTCGAGCGATGTGGCGCTGTTCTTGGATGCTGATTTGCTCTTGATTTTTACGGATGAAGATGGCTTGTTCGATGACAATCCGAAGAAGAACCCGAATGCGCGCTTGTTGAATTTTGTTCCTGAAATTACGCCTGCGATTCTCGCACTCGCTGGAAAGCCGGGCGAAGCTGGGTCCGCCGTGAGTACGGGCGGTATGCGTAGCAAGCTGGAAGCCATTCGCAATGTGACGAAGAGCGGTGCCAATGCGTTCCTCGCAAATGGCATGAAGGTGCTCCCGCATCAGGTGTTCTTTGAAAATGCAAATGGTACTTTGTTCGCAGGCTCCAAGAAAAAGCTCAATAGCCGTCAGCGCTGGCTGAGCTTTATCACAACTCCGCGTGGAAGCGTGATTGTCGATGAAGGCGGCGTGAAGGCCTTGCGTGAAAATCATTCGAGCTTGTTGCCGGTTGGCGTGATTGCTGTACAGAAGCATTTCGACAAGGGCGACTTGATTGAAGTCCAGGACGAAAAGAAGAATCCTGTGGCTCGCGGTGTTGCTGGTTTTGATAGCGAAACGCTCAAGCTTGTGCTCCGCAAAAAGACTGCTCAGGTGCATGAAATCTTGGGCAAGAATGTTCCTGATGAACTTATCCACAAGAACGACTTGGTTGTATTCTAATTAGGTGACTTTAGACCGCTTTAGACAAAAGGATCAAACGTATGGCTGAAGATCAGAATGTCGAAGAACTGGCCGAAGAATCGGCGGAACTCCCGAAAGTTGAAAGTAGGGAAGACCTGGCTCGCATTATACAGGCGCTTGTGTTTGCGTCTCCGGATGTCGTGACGCTTAAGAAGCTTCGCGAAATTCTTGGCGATTTTTTGGATGCTCGTTCTGTGGCGGATGCGCTCATTACCGCGAACGATTCTTTGAACAAGATTCAGTCTCCGTTTGAAATTGTGGAACAGGCGGGCGGTTACCGCTTTAGAACACGTGCAAAGTATTATCCGTGGGTGCGTAAGCTCTTCCCGGAAGCAAATGCCCGCAGGCTCAGCCAGGCGGCTCTTGAAACGCTTGCCGTGATTGCGTACCAGCAGCCGATTACGAAGGCTGCCATTGAACAAGTGCGTGGCGTTTCGTCTGCGGATGGTCCGATCCGTAACTTGCTCGACAAAGGTTTTATTACTTTGGGCGCAAGAGCAGAAACGGTCGGTAACCCCTATACTTACGTGACTACGCAGGAATTTTTGAAATACTTTGGTATCAATCGCATTCCTGAAGACTTGCCGCGCTTGCGCGAATTCAGTGAACTTTTGGAAGCGGGCGCTTTGGTGCCGCAGTACTCCAAACCTGATAACGCTCCGGAAGAACCGACTCCGCTCGAAGAATCGACTGACCAGATTGAATTGTCTATGGGAGATGCTTAATGGCCGTTACTCCGTTGATGCAGCAATATTACGAAATCAAGAAAGAAAATCCTGGCTGCATTTTGTTTTTCCGCATGGGCGACTTCTTTGAACTTTTTGAAGATGACGCTGTAATCGCCTCGAAAATTTTAGGTTTAACGCTCACGAGCCGCAATAACGGCGCCTCCGGTGCAACGCCTTTGTGCGGGTTCCCGCACCACGCTGCCGAACGCTATGTGCCAAAGATGGTGGCTGCCGGCTACCGCATCGCCATTTGCGAACAGGTCGAAGACCCGAAACTCGCGAAGGGCATTGTCAAGCGCGACATTGTTGAAATCATCAGCGCCGGCACGGCGATGAACGAAGAAAACCTCAATGCAAAAGAGGCGAATTACCTTTGCGCTTATGTGCCTGCGACAAGCGATGACGGCAAGGGCGGAAACGGCGATGTTGCAGCGTTTGCGATTGCAGATGTGACGACGGGTTACTTGGCCACGTGCCGCAGCAGTGTGCAGGCTTTTGAATGCGAATTCAGCCGCCGCATGCCCAAGGAAATTGTGATTCCCGAAGGGACGACAATCCCCTCGGCGATTATGGATTTGATCAAGGCCGAAAACGTCTTGGTCACTGAACTCCCGGCGATTTTGTTTGCAGAAGACCAGGCAAAGGATGTGCTGTTTACGCACTTCAAGGTTGAAGCGCTTGATGGCCTTGGCTTGGATGGTCGTGTTTTTGAAACGTCTGTGACGGGCGCTTTGCTCCAGTATTTGATCAACCAGAAAAAGTCTGAACTGTCGCACTTTACGACGCTTGAGATTTTGAATCTGGACGATTACATGACGCTCGACCCGAGTACGCTACGCAATTTGGAATTGGTGCGTCCGCTGAATGCTGACGATTATTCCAGCACGCTTTGCTCGGTGCTCGATTTTACGGTGACGGCAATGGGTGGGCGAACGCTCAAGGACTGGGTGAGCCATCCGTTGATTGCTGTGGACCGCATCCGCGAACGTCAAGAAGCGGTGGGCGAGCTTGTCCAGAATCCCGTGGCGCTTGACGAACTTAAGGAATCCTTGACGTCGATTCTCGATATGGAACGCTTGATGGGCCGTGTGGGTAGCGGTCGTGCCAATGCCCGTGACCTCGCGGGAATGGGGCGTTCTCTCTCGCAGGCATCGAAAGTCGCTGACGTTTTGGAAGGCTTGCATGCGCCGCTTTTTGAAGGCTTGCGTGAAACGTTGAATGCGGCAAAGGGCCGTGGCGAAGATTTGCTCAAGTACTTCAATGATGACTTGCCGATGACCGTGCGCGAAGGCGGAATGATTCGCCCGGGCGCCAGTGCGGAACTTGATGCCATGAACGAGGACATCAAGGAGCGCCGCGAATGGATTGCTTCTTTGGAAGGTCGTGAACGCGAACGCCTCGGCATCCCGAGTCTCAAGGTCGGTTACAACCGCGTGTTCGGTTACTACATCGAAATCACGAAGGCGCAGATGGCAAAGGCCACGCAGCCGATTCCTGACGAGTATATCCGCAAACAGACGACGGTAAACGGCGAACGCTATATCACGCCGGAGATGAAGGAATGCGAATCCGTTATCAGCAATGCCGAAGTCAACATCCATGCGCTGGAATACAAGATTTTTTGTGAACTTCGCGAACGCGTGAACAGCTGGCGCGCCGAACTCCAGGGCATTGCCGATGCGATTGCCCGTGTGGATAGTTTGTACAGTTTTGCCCGCGCGGCACGCAAGTACAATTACGTTTGCCCGGAAGTTTTTGAAGGAACGGGTATTGAAATTCGCGGCGGTTTCCATCCGGTGATTGTCGCGGTGAACCCCGATTTGAATTTTGTCCCGAATGATGTGACGCTCTCGCCGGACGGTACGCGACTGATGCTCATTACGGGCCCGAACATGGCCGGTAAATCGACGTATTTGCGCCAGACGGGACTTATTGTGCTTATGGCGCAGATTGGCTGCTTTGTGCCTGCTGAAAGTGCGCGCATTGGCGTGGTGGACCGCATCTTTACGCGTGTGGGCGCAAGCGACCGCTTGAGTCGTGGCCTCAGTACGTTCATGGTCGAGATGATCGAAACGGCGAACATCCTCCGCAATGCGACGCCGCATAGCCTTGTGCTGCTCGATGAAATTGGTCGCGGTACGAGTACGTTTGACGGCCTCTCGATTGCATGGGCGATTGTCGAAACGCTCCACAGCGAGCCTGCCCGCATGGCGCTTACGCTGTTTGCAACGCACTATCACGAATTGACGGGGCTTGTGGAATCGCTGGAACACGCTGGCAATTTCCAGGTCGCCGTGCAGGAAAAGGGCGATAAGCTTACGTTCTTGCACAAGATTCTCGAAGGCGCTTGCGATTCGAGCTATGGCATTCATGTGGCTGAGATGGCGGGGCTGCCACCTAACGTGGTGCGCCGAGCTCGCAAGATTTTGCTCCGTTTGGAAAAGCAGAAGATTGACCCCAGCGACGAGGCGCAAAACAAGAAAATCAAGGCGCAGCCGCAGATGGACTTGTTTGCACCGCCAGACGAAAACACGCTCTTGCTCAAGGATGAAATCCGCAGGCTCAAGCCCGAGGAAATGACTCCGATGCAAGCGCTACAAAGATTAATGGACCTGAAGGAAAATTACGGGAAATAGAAAGTGGCTAGTAAACAGTGGTTAGTAAGCAGGAATGTAAAAGGAACGTTCTTATTGCATTCCTAACCACCAACCACTAATCACTAACCACTTTTGATTTAATTCCTAACCACTAATCACCAACCACTAACCACTAAACAATGATCGATTTCGCGGCTTTAATGAACTTTGCTTTTGAGAATCGGCTCTACGAGTCCGAGGTTCATGGCATTGAGCATTGGCATCAGGTGGAATATAACGGAATGCTGCTTGCCCAAAAGACGGGAGCCGACATTGACGTGGTGAGGTTGTTTGCAATTTTCCATGATTCGCAGCGCTTGGATGATGCGTACGACCGTGAGCATGGCGCACGTGGCGCGGAATTTGCAAAGCGTTGTCGCGAAGAAAAACTCTTTGAACTGGACGACGAGCGCTTTGGCTGGCTTTATGATGCTTGCTGCCTCCACACAATCCAACCGCGCACGGGAATTGTGACGGTAGATACCTGCTTTGATGCGGACCGTCTGGATTTGGGGCGTGTCGGATTTCCGCTGAATCCAGAGAAAATGGCGACCGACTGGGGCGCAAAAATAGCCCAAATGTCATTGACATCGGGCTTTTCTGTTTTTCACATGCGCGAGTGGATCCGCACATTGGTGTTGTAATCCGTCATCCTCGAACGAAGTGAGGGGATTCATACAGTTTTATTTACGGATATTTTACTCCGCAATCGCCTGGAACGTGCAGCTGATTTCGACAGCGACGTTCTTCGGGAGCGCCGAAACGCCAACAGCGGTGCGGGCGTGTTTGCCGTTCTCACCGAGAATTTGCACAGCAAGTTCGCTGGCGCCATTCAGCACAATCGGCTGGTCGTGGAAATCGCTTGCGGACTGCACAAATCCCTGAATTTGCACAAGTCGGAGCGTTTCTCCATTCTTTAGCTGCGTGAGGGCGGCCGCAATGTTGTTCAAGAAGCAAATTTGTGCCGCTTCCTTTGCCTTTTCGACAGAAATTTGGTTCGGAACAACGCCCGTAAAAGCAGAAAAATCGCCCTTCACAGACGGTAACTGCCCAGAAACAATAATCGTATCGCCAAAGCGCGTTGCTGGAACATAAGCGGCAACCGGTGCGGGGCAGGCGGGGAGCGTGAGGCCCAATTCTTGGAATTTAGAGACAATTTGACTCATGTAATCTCCTTGTTTTGCGCCATTAATATACAATAATTGAGGGGCTTTTGGGGCGTTCAGGACCCGCTATTTAAATCGCGCGCATGTTTTTGCGTATGGGTATATTCTAAGGCTATTAGTAGCGTTTATAAAAAAGAGATGCCCCGTCGAGGCGGGGCATGACACAGATGCTTGGCGGGTTTCTTGAACTATAACTGGATCCTTCGTCCCTTGGGGACTCAGGATGACATTCTAAGTTCTAAGCTCTAAGTTCTGCCAACTGCGGCTTAGCCGCGTCACTTCTTTTCGACTAATTCCGTGGCGAGTTTCTTCATTCCGTTGAAGTCCCACTTGCCGCTGCCGAGCTTCGGGATTGCTTCGACGCAGAATACGGAACCCGGCTGCATGAGCGGCGGGATGCCCGATTTGCGCAAACTTCTCGAAATTTCTTCGGTGTCGAGCGTTTCGTCGCCCTTGACGAGGAGCACGATGCGTTCGCCCTTGACGGAATCCGGAACGGCGGTGATTGCAAATTCGTGTTCGCCCAGAATGCCCGTTTCGGCAATGCGGAGTTCCACGGCGGTAAGCGAAATCATTTCGCCGCCGAGCTTTGCGAAGCGGCTGTAGCGACCGAGAATTTGTATGAACCCGTCCTTGGTGATGGTGCACTTGTCGCCGGTCTTGTACCAACGGCGTCCATCGATTTCGAGGATGACGTTTTCGGTCTTGGCTTCGTCCTTGAGGTACCCCTTCATGACTTGCGGGCCCGTGACCACGAGCATGCCTTCTTCGCCCTGCGGTAAGAATTCGTTCGTTTCGGGGTTGATGATAGCGGCAACCGTTCCCGGAGGCGGGAGGCCTATGCTGGAATTGTCGCAGCACTTTTCCATCGTCAAGAAGTCGTCGAGTAACACGTTCGGGGCGTTAATGGAGGCGAGCGGCGTAAGTTCTGTGCAGCCGTAACCTTCGTAAACATCTTTACCGAATTTGAGCTTGAATGTTTCGCGCATTTCGGGGCGGAGTTTTTCTGCGCCGGCGACGATGTAGCGGAGCGAATCGAGGCACATCGGGTGGACCCAGCGGTTGATGGCGATAGCGCGGAGGAACGTTGGCGTACCCATGAGGATGGTCGTCTTGTACTGGGCGCACACACGGGCAAGAGTCTTGATGTCGGTCGGGTCTGGGCAGAGCACCATCGGCACACCGTCCAAGAGCGGCATCATGAATGTCAATGTGAAGCCGAACGAGTGGAACAGCGGGAGAAGTGCTGTCATAACGTCGGTACGGCAAAGCTTGACGATGTAATCGCATTGCTGGGCGTTGGCTATAATGTTCTTGTGCGTGAGTTCCACGCCTTTGGGAGTGCCTTCCGAGCCGGAACTGAACAGGATCACGGCGTCGTCATCGAGCTTTGCCGAAGAATTGAACCACAGCCAGCGAAGCAGTTTTGCCGGACTGATGGATACAAAGTAAGCACAAATGAGTC is a genomic window of Fibrobacter succinogenes containing:
- a CDS encoding RidA family protein translates to MSQIVSKFQELGLTLPACPAPVAAYVPATRFGDTIIVSGQLPSVKGDFSAFTGVVPNQISVEKAKEAAQICFLNNIAAALTQLKNGETLRLVQIQGFVQSASDFHDQPIVLNGASELAVQILGENGKHARTAVGVSALPKNVAVEISCTFQAIAE
- the scpB gene encoding SMC-Scp complex subunit ScpB; translation: MAEDQNVEELAEESAELPKVESREDLARIIQALVFASPDVVTLKKLREILGDFLDARSVADALITANDSLNKIQSPFEIVEQAGGYRFRTRAKYYPWVRKLFPEANARRLSQAALETLAVIAYQQPITKAAIEQVRGVSSADGPIRNLLDKGFITLGARAETVGNPYTYVTTQEFLKYFGINRIPEDLPRLREFSELLEAGALVPQYSKPDNAPEEPTPLEESTDQIELSMGDA
- the mutS gene encoding DNA mismatch repair protein MutS → MAVTPLMQQYYEIKKENPGCILFFRMGDFFELFEDDAVIASKILGLTLTSRNNGASGATPLCGFPHHAAERYVPKMVAAGYRIAICEQVEDPKLAKGIVKRDIVEIISAGTAMNEENLNAKEANYLCAYVPATSDDGKGGNGDVAAFAIADVTTGYLATCRSSVQAFECEFSRRMPKEIVIPEGTTIPSAIMDLIKAENVLVTELPAILFAEDQAKDVLFTHFKVEALDGLGLDGRVFETSVTGALLQYLINQKKSELSHFTTLEILNLDDYMTLDPSTLRNLELVRPLNADDYSSTLCSVLDFTVTAMGGRTLKDWVSHPLIAVDRIRERQEAVGELVQNPVALDELKESLTSILDMERLMGRVGSGRANARDLAGMGRSLSQASKVADVLEGLHAPLFEGLRETLNAAKGRGEDLLKYFNDDLPMTVREGGMIRPGASAELDAMNEDIKERREWIASLEGRERERLGIPSLKVGYNRVFGYYIEITKAQMAKATQPIPDEYIRKQTTVNGERYITPEMKECESVISNAEVNIHALEYKIFCELRERVNSWRAELQGIADAIARVDSLYSFARAARKYNYVCPEVFEGTGIEIRGGFHPVIVAVNPDLNFVPNDVTLSPDGTRLMLITGPNMAGKSTYLRQTGLIVLMAQIGCFVPAESARIGVVDRIFTRVGASDRLSRGLSTFMVEMIETANILRNATPHSLVLLDEIGRGTSTFDGLSIAWAIVETLHSEPARMALTLFATHYHELTGLVESLEHAGNFQVAVQEKGDKLTFLHKILEGACDSSYGIHVAEMAGLPPNVVRRARKILLRLEKQKIDPSDEAQNKKIKAQPQMDLFAPPDENTLLLKDEIRRLKPEEMTPMQALQRLMDLKENYGK
- the proB gene encoding glutamate 5-kinase, with protein sequence MSELRKNILDEARRVVVKIGSRILVDSERGGVRTRYIQKLADSVARLMDAGKEVVIVTSGAVGTGMAELGYAQKPTVLAEKQACAAVGQIDLMYAYREMFRWVQLSVGQILLSAEDFRDRARYKNLQNTIKAMLARKIVPIINENDSLAVAEIKVGDNDKLSSDVALFLDADLLLIFTDEDGLFDDNPKKNPNARLLNFVPEITPAILALAGKPGEAGSAVSTGGMRSKLEAIRNVTKSGANAFLANGMKVLPHQVFFENANGTLFAGSKKKLNSRQRWLSFITTPRGSVIVDEGGVKALRENHSSLLPVGVIAVQKHFDKGDLIEVQDEKKNPVARGVAGFDSETLKLVLRKKTAQVHEILGKNVPDELIHKNDLVVF
- the rapA gene encoding RNA polymerase-associated protein RapA is translated as MMMFKIGQRYVSQAEPTLGLGIVSEVQGRTVKILFPSIGQARIYRTEEAPIERFVLQVGETVKSEKGASFVVDSVREDSGIMVYVGRNGKEMKESELSSKLSTARPAVLFKALSDDEVCSSRDFLRHEDAMEMYYKWTSSPVRGMIGPRVNMIPHQYYLCYRACSSSTLPRLMLSDEVGLGKTIEAGMIWHALKSRGRIQRTLVIVPETLKHQWMIEMKRRFNQLFTLVDEGYIRGLFVGVAKDETKPNPFMQSNDIIVSIDFLMAQPALIEDLLKTNWDMTIIDEAHHLVCEDGFTSHEYMLANRVIARSKGVLLLTGTPLQLHPESQFNRLKMLDPVRFADYNDFIKDQETYLKLVRDLSKLPTDPSHHMSWDDLYECVPKNSMIRPWLEQENSKAMTAGEWMRRIVDGMGTGSVVFRNTRKGVGGFPKRVLDEIPLEPNPAYREMVEVAADRDLEASTDIQENGLLCTRFSDAWHMDERFEWLKGFLKEYKNEKVLLICESIQVVQALETLLVEFLGPGAFVMFHEDMSIMARDKAAANFSKPDGANLLIASEIGSEGRNFQFSHHLVLFDLPLDAALVEQRIGRLDRIGQDKDIIIHVPYVKGSGQEVMFRWYNEGLNSFGAPLMSGGELFLKYTEALIEALATPQASLENFVKNVIPQVKKDCELMRKNIENGRDRLLEFNSRNPEKAKEITDEIRELDAEPELKNLVFDSLMNRGLDVEKSSVPGCFLITMGPQVEAGSVPGMPELASGVYSAGGGRVNSQTDLCGEGGGDSEGDGRTNGGTCMTVTFDREVAMTHDDIEFISLDHPLAQGVFDYETGMGRGTVACAIWPNSGKRGLMMQYNFAVELPVSEEWGCADIAGPKYFKVLLDAKGENQSGCFEALANAALKDVGMPQGNAAVDMIIRYFAKDGLAKARLIVSEQAKKYAEEAANAVEARSEQEYQRMNHLLSMRGKAGTSEALKQLRKNVQERKKIVANPQLRLDAIRLVVCK